The window TTCGGCTCGAGAAAGTAGGTTTCGGGGAAGAGAAACCCTTCGAGGGGAAGGGCCTCCCGAAGGAACGCGTCCCGATCGCAGACGCCGAGGGCCGCCAATCGGTCCGCCATCTGCCAGACCGCGTGGCCTTCGGGGACGGTGAACCGAACCGTGGCGCCGCGCCCGCGGATCATATCGCGCAGGATTTGATCGGAGCGGGCGCCGACCGGAAGCCGATAGAAGCCGGCTTTCAATTTCTGGTCGGAACGGTACAGGCGCGCCAGGATTTCCACCCACAGGCGGGAGCGGACGTGGCCTTCCTCTTTCAATCGCCGCGCCGTCGCGCGGGCGCTCCAACCGGGTTCGATATCGAAAAAGCCGCCCCGGGCCCCGGGAGGCGGGCTGTTGACCCACGTCAGGGCGAAGACCGCCCCGAGGACGAACGTCGCGCCCGTCGCGAGGGCGCGCCCTCGGCGCGGGGGCCGCGGGGCCGGGTCCATCAGGATTTCCCCCGCCGTGCGTCCAAATAGGTTTGGAGAATCACCGCCGCCGCGGCCTGATCGAGCCGATCGCGCCTCGCCCGGGCGGACCGGCCGCCGTCCCGCAGGCGCGCCTCGGCTTCCACGGTCGTCAATCGCTCATCGACGTATTCCACGCGCAGCCCCCCCTCGGCGAGGCGCCGGCCGAGGAGCGCCGCCGCCGTCGCGCTGTCGCCCTCGGCGCCGTTCATGTGGCGGGGGATGCCCAGCACCACGGTGTCCGCGCCCCGCTCCCTCGCTAAATCGGTCAGCCGCGTCACCACGTCCCCCAGGGACCGGGCCTCGATGGTGGCCAACGGGTGGGCG of the Elusimicrobiota bacterium genome contains:
- the ruvX gene encoding Holliday junction resolvase RuvX, which translates into the protein MVRVNICLGVDWGRRRVGVAVSDELGLLAHPLATIEARSLGDVVTRLTDLARERGADTVVLGIPRHMNGAEGDSATAAALLGRRLAEGGLRVEYVDERLTTVEAEARLRDGGRSARARRDRLDQAAAAVILQTYLDARRGKS